One part of the Terrimicrobium sacchariphilum genome encodes these proteins:
- a CDS encoding alpha-mannosidase, translated as MLPSHHLPQLIINRIDGAIRRLREEIWQGFLPVDVSATPSGPQQYDVAQARRQLLSPVRPCSFWGRLFDQRWYRLDIPSSAEPFWLNWRSQSEDTLYVNGEPYFGFDVGHRHVRLPAGAAEAWVESNCIQSAIWHPEASPMDAAGSYFEGAFLGWRNEEAWQAYNDLKCLFDLAADQRGREDSRLTAGIVPFGLQVPMERFSPAFRLLLRIMNEAVDAWDRTGALDALRERLAEGYRDLRVDKTFMRCVLTGHAHIDLVWLWPERIGELKAVHTFSTVNRLMEDYPEFRFAYSQIASYESVRRRAPELYQRVKGRMESGQWQATGAMYVESDTILACGEALARSFLLGQKGFQEMTGRPAQLTWLPDAFGYSACLPQIMAQTGVKYFYTTKVTWNSINPFPYSSFIWRSNGSEVIGHITRDAGYNTFVQVPEIRACVLGHQQGDIHQECLLPTGFGDGGGGPTAEICERARRLGALPGMPELAWDQPEAFFERLASLRDQLPVHQGECYLEFHRGTYTTHGNLKAAFRGLERAMCCAEAVAVVTGHRWDMEESWRRLVFAQFHDYIPGSSVWDVYAEGVPDLEKHAVAQMDRAHAALEQGGDESVCVFNPHAVEVRRWIEDPSTGHPVWMTIPPLAGAEIGSCGNPDAVQVSGRTVSNGLVEFRLADEGWIDSVAWEGAKVPICGPFGRLVMYPDRPANFEAWDIDRNTLSLGQPCEGVAAIAQWSDAPHRAGFRVRRSIGAKSTAEVIFYLEAGSPHLHVEVELDWQEPEKLLKMVFPTRYAGANARYGAPFGSTLRSQIPDGLISEAMWEVPFSRHFSIFDEGEREGMFVATESKYGVSVRSGVAGVSLVRSPRVTGMDNVHASVWPQHLSRIEAPAAYSDMGAHRIRLVLGRYDITLPRASQPASVAETEFTAPLVYRGRPIPSALGEVSGGETLIPCWAAPLDGGRWVLRLHEAAGRRGVIRLAPPTGWTLQATDLSLGTITELGEGNALEYEPYQVASILFTPAA; from the coding sequence ATGTTACCGTCCCATCATCTGCCCCAGCTCATCATCAACCGCATCGACGGCGCGATCCGCAGGCTTCGCGAAGAGATATGGCAGGGGTTCCTGCCGGTCGATGTATCAGCTACTCCTTCCGGCCCGCAGCAATACGATGTCGCGCAGGCGCGGCGGCAGCTATTGAGCCCGGTCAGACCCTGCTCGTTTTGGGGAAGGTTGTTTGATCAGAGATGGTATCGGCTTGATATTCCGTCCTCGGCCGAGCCGTTCTGGCTGAACTGGCGTAGCCAGAGCGAGGACACGCTCTATGTGAATGGCGAGCCATATTTCGGCTTCGATGTCGGGCATCGCCATGTCAGGCTGCCTGCGGGTGCGGCTGAGGCATGGGTCGAGTCGAACTGCATCCAAAGCGCGATCTGGCATCCGGAAGCCTCGCCCATGGATGCGGCGGGAAGCTATTTTGAAGGGGCCTTTCTTGGCTGGAGGAATGAAGAAGCCTGGCAGGCATACAATGATCTGAAATGTCTCTTTGATCTCGCCGCCGACCAGCGCGGACGCGAGGACAGCCGGCTGACCGCCGGGATCGTTCCCTTCGGCTTGCAGGTGCCGATGGAGCGCTTCTCGCCCGCGTTTCGTCTCCTGCTGCGCATCATGAACGAAGCGGTCGATGCCTGGGACAGGACCGGCGCGCTGGATGCCTTGCGTGAGCGGCTGGCGGAAGGGTATCGGGATTTGCGTGTCGACAAGACGTTCATGCGATGCGTGCTCACCGGCCATGCGCATATCGACCTCGTGTGGCTGTGGCCTGAGCGGATCGGCGAGCTCAAGGCCGTGCATACCTTCTCCACTGTGAACCGGCTGATGGAGGACTATCCGGAGTTCCGCTTCGCCTATAGCCAGATCGCGAGCTATGAATCCGTGCGCCGCCGCGCTCCGGAGCTTTATCAGAGGGTGAAGGGGCGCATGGAGTCCGGCCAATGGCAGGCTACGGGAGCGATGTATGTCGAGTCCGATACGATCCTGGCCTGCGGCGAGGCTTTGGCGCGCAGCTTCCTGCTTGGGCAAAAAGGGTTTCAGGAAATGACGGGACGACCTGCCCAGCTCACCTGGCTGCCGGACGCCTTTGGGTACTCGGCCTGCCTGCCCCAGATCATGGCCCAGACCGGAGTGAAGTACTTTTACACCACCAAGGTGACGTGGAACTCGATCAATCCCTTTCCCTACAGCAGCTTCATCTGGCGGTCGAATGGCTCGGAGGTAATCGGCCACATTACGCGGGATGCGGGCTACAACACCTTTGTCCAGGTGCCGGAGATCCGGGCCTGCGTGCTCGGACATCAGCAGGGGGACATTCATCAGGAGTGCCTGCTGCCGACAGGTTTTGGCGACGGAGGCGGAGGGCCCACGGCGGAGATCTGCGAAAGGGCTCGGCGTCTCGGGGCATTGCCTGGGATGCCGGAGCTCGCATGGGACCAGCCGGAGGCCTTCTTTGAGCGCCTGGCGAGCTTGCGCGACCAACTCCCAGTTCACCAGGGCGAGTGTTATCTCGAGTTTCACCGTGGCACCTATACGACCCATGGAAACTTGAAGGCCGCCTTCCGGGGATTGGAGCGGGCCATGTGCTGTGCCGAGGCCGTTGCCGTGGTTACGGGGCATCGGTGGGATATGGAGGAATCCTGGCGCCGCCTCGTGTTTGCCCAGTTCCATGATTACATCCCGGGGAGCTCCGTATGGGATGTCTATGCCGAGGGAGTGCCTGACTTAGAAAAGCATGCCGTCGCGCAAATGGATCGCGCTCACGCTGCGCTCGAGCAGGGGGGCGATGAGAGCGTGTGCGTTTTCAATCCCCACGCGGTTGAGGTTCGACGCTGGATCGAGGATCCGTCCACAGGCCACCCCGTGTGGATGACCATTCCTCCCCTGGCTGGGGCCGAAATCGGGTCCTGCGGGAATCCCGATGCCGTACAGGTCTCTGGTCGCACTGTCTCCAATGGACTGGTGGAGTTTCGCCTCGCTGACGAGGGATGGATCGACAGTGTGGCGTGGGAGGGGGCGAAGGTTCCGATCTGCGGTCCATTCGGCCGTCTCGTGATGTATCCGGATCGACCGGCGAATTTTGAAGCCTGGGATATTGATCGAAACACGCTCTCACTTGGCCAGCCTTGCGAAGGGGTTGCCGCAATCGCTCAATGGTCGGACGCGCCTCATCGTGCTGGCTTTCGTGTCCGTCGCTCGATCGGTGCCAAGAGCACTGCCGAGGTGATCTTTTATCTGGAGGCGGGCAGCCCGCACCTGCATGTCGAGGTGGAGCTCGACTGGCAGGAGCCGGAGAAGCTGCTGAAGATGGTGTTTCCAACCCGCTATGCCGGAGCGAATGCCCGTTATGGAGCACCCTTCGGGAGCACCCTGCGTTCGCAGATTCCCGATGGGCTGATTTCCGAGGCGATGTGGGAGGTGCCGTTCAGCAGGCATTTCTCGATTTTCGACGAGGGAGAGCGCGAGGGAATGTTTGTTGCGACGGAGTCAAAGTACGGCGTTTCCGTGCGCAGCGGAGTGGCAGGTGTGAGCCTGGTGCGCAGCCCGAGAGTGACAGGGATGGATAATGTGCACGCCTCGGTCTGGCCGCAGCATCTTTCGCGCATCGAAGCGCCCGCCGCTTACAGCGACATGGGAGCGCATCGGATCCGCCTGGTTCTTGGCCGCTACGACATCACCCTCCCCCGTGCCTCACAGCCAGCCTCCGTGGCTGAGACGGAATTTACCGCGCCTCTGGTTTATCGGGGTCGCCCCATTCCTTCGGCTCTCGGCGAGGTTTCCGGGGGGGAGACATTGATTCCCTGCTGGGCTGCGCCGCTGGATGGCGGCCGCTGGGTCTTGCGTCTCCATGAGGCGGCGGGAAGGCGAGGTGTGATCCGGCTCGCTCCGCCAACCGGATGGACCTTGCAGGCTACCGATCTTTCTCTTGGGACGATCACGGAGCTCGGCGAGGGCAATGCGCTTGAGTACGAGCCC